In Nocardioides sp. InS609-2, a single genomic region encodes these proteins:
- the rarD gene encoding EamA family transporter RarD, translating to MVESRRGLAYGAGAYLLWGTFPLYWTLLEPAGAFEILAHRILWSAITMGVLVVVLGRRAQFVALVRNRRRLALLTLAAGVISINWATYIWGVNNGRVVETSLGYFINPLVTVLMGVFVLGETLRRLQWAALGFATLAVVVLTVDYGRPPWIALVLAFSFGTYGLAKKKADAGAVESLALETAISGPFAAAYICWLVATGASNFGSHGTSHALLLTTTGIVTAIPLILFGAAATRVPLVALGLLQYLAPILQFALGVLWFHEDMPAGRWAGFFLVWVALAVFTFETVRHRRRQMQLAVESAPV from the coding sequence GTGGTCGAATCGCGCCGTGGACTCGCCTACGGCGCTGGCGCCTACCTGTTGTGGGGCACGTTCCCGCTCTACTGGACGCTGCTCGAGCCTGCCGGGGCCTTCGAGATCCTGGCGCACCGGATCCTGTGGTCGGCGATCACGATGGGCGTGCTCGTGGTGGTGCTCGGTCGCCGGGCACAGTTCGTCGCTCTCGTGCGCAACCGGCGTCGGCTGGCGCTGCTGACTCTGGCGGCCGGTGTCATCAGCATCAACTGGGCGACGTACATCTGGGGCGTGAACAACGGCCGCGTCGTCGAGACGTCACTGGGCTACTTCATCAACCCGCTCGTGACCGTGCTGATGGGCGTCTTCGTGCTCGGCGAGACCCTGCGTCGGCTGCAGTGGGCAGCCCTGGGCTTCGCCACGCTCGCCGTCGTGGTGCTGACCGTCGACTACGGCCGGCCGCCGTGGATCGCGCTCGTGCTGGCGTTCAGCTTCGGCACGTACGGCTTGGCGAAGAAGAAGGCCGACGCCGGCGCGGTCGAGTCGTTGGCGCTGGAGACGGCGATCTCCGGGCCTTTCGCCGCGGCGTACATCTGCTGGCTGGTGGCAACCGGTGCGTCCAACTTCGGGTCCCACGGCACCAGTCACGCTCTGCTGCTCACCACGACCGGGATCGTGACGGCGATCCCGCTGATCCTGTTCGGCGCCGCCGCCACTCGGGTGCCGCTGGTGGCGCTCGGGCTGCTGCAGTACCTCGCCCCGATCCTCCAGTTCGCCCTCGGCGTGCTGTGGTTCCACGAGGACATGCCAGCGGGCCGCTGGGCCGGCTTCTTCCTCGTCTGGGTCGCGTTGGCGGTGTTCACGTTCGAGACGGTGCGTCACCGCCGGCGACAGATGCAGCTGGCCGTGGAGAGCGCGCCCGTGTGA
- a CDS encoding 2-oxoacid:ferredoxin oxidoreductase subunit beta gives MTSGIESVPTVDPDAAPQTGKDFTSDQEVRWCPGCGDYAVLKAVQGFLPDLGLRRENIVFVSGIGCSSRFPYYLDTYGMHSIHGRAPSIATGIATARGDLSVWVVTGDGDALSIGGNHLIHALRRNVNMTILLFNNRIYGLTKGQYSPTSETGKVTKSTPMGSVDHPFNPVSLALGAEGTFVARTIDSDRKHLTSVLSAAAAHRGTSFVEIYQNCPIFNDGAFDAIKNPDTKADAIIPLVHGEPIRFGALSESGEGSKGLIRDSSTGGVKVMDVADVSADALLVHDAHSPDPTMAFAISRLTDSGYLNQSPIGIFRQVERATYDDQARAQLRTASGDNAADPTERLGALIGGGDTWTVV, from the coding sequence TTGACGTCGGGCATCGAGTCGGTTCCCACCGTCGATCCGGACGCCGCACCACAGACCGGCAAGGACTTCACGTCCGACCAGGAGGTGCGCTGGTGCCCGGGTTGCGGTGACTACGCAGTGCTCAAGGCCGTGCAGGGCTTCCTGCCCGACCTCGGCCTGCGCCGCGAGAACATCGTCTTCGTCTCCGGCATCGGCTGCTCGTCGCGGTTCCCCTACTACCTCGACACCTACGGCATGCACTCGATCCACGGCCGCGCGCCGTCGATCGCGACCGGCATCGCGACCGCGCGCGGCGACCTCTCGGTCTGGGTCGTCACCGGCGACGGCGACGCGCTGTCGATCGGCGGCAACCACCTGATCCACGCGCTGCGCCGCAACGTCAACATGACGATCCTGCTGTTCAACAACCGCATCTACGGCCTGACCAAGGGGCAGTACTCCCCCACGTCCGAGACCGGCAAGGTCACCAAGTCGACGCCGATGGGCTCGGTCGACCACCCGTTCAACCCCGTGTCGCTGGCGCTCGGGGCCGAGGGCACCTTCGTCGCGCGCACCATCGACTCCGACCGCAAGCACCTGACGTCGGTGCTGTCGGCGGCCGCGGCGCACCGCGGCACGTCGTTCGTGGAGATCTACCAGAACTGCCCGATCTTCAACGACGGCGCCTTCGACGCGATCAAGAACCCCGACACCAAGGCCGACGCGATCATCCCGCTGGTGCACGGCGAGCCGATCCGCTTCGGGGCTCTGTCTGAGTCTGGGGAGGGCTCCAAGGGCCTGATCCGCGACTCCTCGACCGGCGGCGTGAAGGTGATGGACGTGGCCGACGTCAGCGCCGACGCCCTCCTAGTGCACGACGCACACAGCCCCGACCCGACCATGGCGTTCGCGATCTCGCGGCTGACCGACTCCGGTTACCTCAACCAGTCACCGATCGGCATCTTCCGGCAGGTCGAGCGCGCGACGTACGACGACCAGGCGCGCGCGCAGCTCAGGACCGCCAGCGGCGACAACGCGGCTGACCCGACGGAGCGCCTCGGCGCGCTGATCGGTGGCGGCGACACGTGGACGGTCGTCTGA
- a CDS encoding 2-oxoacid:acceptor oxidoreductase subunit alpha, which yields MTKQVKQLDRVIIRFAGDSGDGMQLTGDRFTQESAAFGNDLSTLPNFPAEIRAPQGTLPGVSSFQVHFADHDILTPGDAPDVLVAMNPAALRANLGDLPKGATIIVDTHDFSGRNLSKAGYTVSPLDDDSLSAYSLHPLDLTGMTVAAVKEFGLSRKDAARAKNMFALGLLSWMYGRPTESTVEFLTRRFAKVPDIRDANITAFKTGFFFGETTEAFSVSYEIKPAPMASGTYRNITGNLALSYGLIAGGVQSGLPIFLGSYPITPASDILHELSKHKSFDVTTFQAEDEIAGVGAAIGASFAGTLGVTTTSGPGLALKSEAIGLAVMTELPLIVVDVQRGGPSTGLPTKTEQADLLQAMFGRNGESPVPIVAPQSPGDCFDAALEAVRIAVTYRTPVMLLSDGMLANGSEPWRVPELSELPTIDPDFATATNHALEDGKSDFWPYLRDEETLARPWAIPGTPGLEHRIGGLEKGDGHGNISYDPSNHDFMVRTRAAKVQRIADSLPPLVVDDPTGDAKVLVLGWGSTYGPIGAGVRRVRKAGYHVAQTHLRHLNPFPNDLGEILERYDKVLVPEMNLGQLSMLLRATYLVDAVGYNHVRGLPLKAAELAEAIGELVSQAEGIDVDLATTAPEEALS from the coding sequence GTGACAAAGCAGGTCAAGCAACTGGACCGGGTCATCATCCGGTTCGCCGGTGACTCCGGTGACGGCATGCAGCTCACGGGCGACCGCTTCACCCAGGAGTCCGCGGCGTTCGGCAACGACCTGTCGACGCTGCCCAACTTCCCGGCCGAGATCCGCGCCCCTCAGGGCACCCTCCCGGGTGTCTCCAGCTTCCAGGTGCACTTCGCCGACCACGACATCCTCACGCCCGGCGATGCGCCGGACGTTCTGGTCGCGATGAACCCCGCGGCCCTTCGGGCCAACCTCGGCGACCTGCCCAAGGGCGCCACGATCATCGTCGACACCCATGACTTCAGCGGCCGCAACCTGAGCAAGGCCGGCTACACCGTCTCTCCACTCGACGACGACTCGCTCTCGGCGTACTCCCTGCACCCGCTAGACCTCACCGGCATGACGGTGGCGGCGGTCAAGGAGTTCGGCCTCTCCCGCAAGGACGCCGCCCGTGCGAAGAACATGTTCGCCCTCGGCCTGCTCTCGTGGATGTACGGCCGTCCGACCGAGTCGACCGTCGAGTTCCTCACCCGGCGCTTCGCCAAGGTCCCCGACATCCGCGACGCCAACATCACGGCGTTCAAGACCGGGTTCTTCTTCGGCGAGACCACCGAGGCCTTCAGCGTCAGCTACGAGATCAAGCCCGCCCCGATGGCGTCGGGCACCTACCGCAACATCACCGGCAACCTCGCGCTGTCCTACGGCCTGATCGCCGGCGGCGTGCAGTCGGGCCTGCCGATCTTCCTGGGGTCCTACCCGATCACGCCGGCCTCCGACATCCTCCACGAGCTGAGCAAGCACAAGTCGTTCGACGTCACCACGTTCCAGGCCGAGGACGAGATCGCCGGCGTGGGCGCCGCGATCGGCGCATCATTCGCCGGCACCCTGGGCGTCACCACGACCTCAGGCCCCGGCCTCGCGCTCAAGTCGGAGGCCATCGGCCTCGCGGTGATGACCGAGCTGCCGCTGATCGTCGTCGACGTGCAGCGCGGCGGGCCGTCCACCGGCCTGCCCACCAAGACCGAGCAGGCCGACCTGCTGCAGGCGATGTTCGGCCGCAACGGCGAGTCCCCGGTGCCGATCGTGGCGCCGCAGTCACCCGGCGACTGCTTCGACGCCGCCCTCGAGGCGGTCCGCATCGCCGTCACCTACCGCACGCCGGTGATGCTGCTCTCCGACGGCATGCTCGCCAACGGCTCCGAGCCGTGGCGGGTGCCCGAGCTCTCCGAGCTGCCCACCATCGACCCCGACTTCGCGACCGCGACCAACCACGCCCTCGAGGACGGCAAGTCCGACTTCTGGCCCTACCTGCGTGACGAGGAGACCCTGGCCCGACCCTGGGCCATCCCCGGCACCCCTGGTCTCGAGCACCGCATCGGCGGCCTCGAGAAGGGCGACGGGCACGGCAACATCTCCTACGACCCCTCCAATCACGACTTCATGGTCCGCACCCGCGCGGCCAAGGTGCAGCGCATCGCCGACTCGTTGCCGCCGCTCGTGGTCGACGACCCGACGGGTGACGCCAAGGTGCTCGTGCTCGGCTGGGGCTCGACCTACGGCCCGATCGGAGCCGGCGTACGACGCGTGCGCAAGGCCGGCTACCACGTCGCGCAGACGCATCTGCGCCACCTCAACCCGTTCCCCAACGATCTCGGTGAGATCCTCGAGCGCTACGACAAGGTGCTTGTGCCCGAGATGAACCTCGGCCAGCTGTCGATGCTCTTGCGCGCGACGTACCTTGTAGATGCGGTCGGCTACAACCACGTGCGAGGGCTGCCGCTCAAGGCCGCCGAGCTGGCCGAGGCCATCGGCGAGCTGGTGTCGCAGGCCGAGGGCATCGACGTAGATCTCGCCACCACTGCTCCTGAGGAGGCGCTGTCGTGA
- a CDS encoding sulfate ABC transporter substrate-binding protein produces MLTQLKTGRRRLALAAAVAGLLATTACSASNGAASEDNQLSVVGYSVLQAANKPVFEDFEDTAEGKDVAFKTSYGASGDQSRAVAGGLDADYVHFSLETDVTRLVDAGLVADDWKDGPTKGIVTSSVVVFVVREGNPKNIQTWDDLVKPGVEIITPNPGSSGSARWNILAGFGHVTANGGTEEEATAYTKKLLENTIALPGSGREATTAFTSGNGDVLLSYENEAILARQNGEAVDYIIPPETLLIENPGAVTTDAKPAAASFLDFLLGPVAQEEYAKSGFRPVIDGVETDVEGANHPSDPFPAPGKLLTIDGDFGGWADAASKFFADGEDGGALGIIPQLQQDTGKTE; encoded by the coding sequence ATGTTGACCCAGCTCAAGACCGGCCGTCGCCGGCTCGCCCTCGCCGCAGCAGTTGCCGGCCTTCTCGCCACCACCGCGTGCTCGGCCAGCAACGGCGCCGCCTCAGAGGACAACCAGCTCAGCGTGGTCGGCTACTCGGTGCTCCAGGCCGCCAACAAGCCCGTCTTCGAGGACTTCGAGGACACCGCCGAGGGCAAGGACGTCGCCTTCAAGACGTCGTACGGCGCCTCCGGTGACCAGTCCCGTGCCGTGGCCGGTGGCCTCGACGCCGACTATGTCCACTTCTCCCTCGAGACCGACGTCACCCGCCTGGTCGACGCCGGCCTGGTCGCCGACGACTGGAAGGACGGCCCCACCAAGGGCATCGTCACCTCGTCGGTCGTCGTGTTCGTCGTTCGCGAGGGCAACCCCAAGAACATCCAGACCTGGGACGACCTGGTCAAGCCGGGCGTCGAGATCATCACGCCCAACCCGGGCTCGTCGGGCTCCGCTCGCTGGAACATCCTGGCCGGCTTCGGTCACGTGACCGCCAACGGCGGCACGGAGGAAGAGGCCACCGCCTACACCAAGAAACTGCTCGAGAACACGATCGCGCTGCCGGGCTCCGGCCGCGAGGCGACCACCGCGTTCACCTCGGGCAACGGCGACGTACTGCTCTCCTACGAGAACGAGGCCATCCTGGCCCGGCAGAACGGCGAGGCCGTGGACTACATCATCCCGCCCGAGACGCTGCTGATCGAGAACCCCGGCGCCGTCACCACCGACGCCAAACCGGCCGCTGCGTCGTTCCTCGACTTCCTGCTCGGCCCGGTCGCGCAGGAGGAGTACGCCAAGAGCGGCTTCCGCCCGGTCATCGACGGTGTCGAGACCGACGTCGAGGGTGCCAACCACCCGAGCGACCCGTTCCCGGCTCCCGGCAAGCTGCTCACCATCGATGGTGACTTCGGTGGCTGGGCAGACGCGGCCAGCAAGTTCTTCGCCGACGGCGAGGACGGCGGCGCGCTCGGCATCATCCCGCAGCTGCAGCAGGACACGGGCAAGACCGAATGA
- the cysT gene encoding sulfate ABC transporter permease subunit CysT — protein MTSAVLTPSRREPSPPGWGSAFHSTLGRGSALGLGLAMTWFSLLVLIPLSAIVVTAGTNGWGQYADTLGNAQTWAAIRLTVGQALMVTVMNVAMGTVIAWVLVRDRFWGKRALDVVIDIPFALPTIVAGLVLLGLYGKGGPLGLEWANTTKAVWLALAFVTLPFVVRTVQPVLEELEHDVEEAAASLGASPLTTFRRVVLPSLLPAIAAGAALSFARAISEYGSLVLLSGNLPFRTEVVSVRVLTFIENGNNASAAALATIMLAVALFVIVVLDILQRRVARRG, from the coding sequence ATGACCTCGGCGGTCCTCACCCCGTCCCGGAGGGAGCCCAGCCCTCCGGGGTGGGGGTCTGCCTTCCACAGCACGCTGGGCCGCGGCTCGGCGCTGGGCCTCGGCCTGGCCATGACGTGGTTCAGCCTGCTCGTGCTCATCCCGCTGTCGGCGATCGTGGTCACCGCCGGCACAAACGGCTGGGGACAGTACGCCGACACGCTCGGCAACGCCCAGACCTGGGCCGCGATCCGGCTGACCGTCGGCCAGGCGCTGATGGTCACCGTGATGAACGTGGCCATGGGCACCGTCATCGCCTGGGTGCTTGTCCGTGACCGCTTCTGGGGCAAGCGCGCACTCGACGTGGTCATCGACATCCCCTTCGCGCTGCCGACGATCGTGGCCGGCCTGGTGCTGCTCGGCCTCTACGGCAAGGGTGGTCCGCTCGGGCTCGAGTGGGCCAACACCACCAAGGCCGTGTGGCTGGCGCTGGCGTTCGTGACCCTGCCGTTCGTCGTACGCACCGTGCAGCCGGTGCTCGAGGAGCTCGAGCACGACGTCGAGGAGGCTGCCGCGTCCCTGGGCGCCTCGCCGCTGACGACGTTCCGGCGGGTGGTCCTGCCCAGCCTGCTGCCGGCCATCGCCGCCGGCGCCGCGCTGTCGTTCGCCCGCGCTATCTCGGAGTACGGCTCGCTCGTCCTCCTCAGCGGCAACCTGCCGTTCAGGACCGAGGTGGTGTCGGTGCGCGTGCTGACGTTCATCGAGAACGGCAACAACGCCTCCGCGGCAGCGCTGGCGACGATCATGCTCGCCGTCGCGCTGTTCGTCATCGTCGTGCTCGACATCCTCCAGCGACGGGTGGCGCGTCGTGGTTAG
- a CDS encoding sulfate ABC transporter permease subunit: MKWALRVLAIGYVFLLVAWPVALVVRHTFEDGFTTMRDTLADESVQGALALTGEVALWAVVINLVFGVGISLLLVRFEFPGKRLLSALVDLPMSVSPVVVGLALLLVYNGRTGWFGPTLESNGLQVIFNSPGMIMATCFVALPLVIREVVPVLNEIGDDQEQAARSLGANALQTFRRITLPSIKWAVVYGVVLSLARSLGEFGAVKIVSGNFTGQTQTATLVVEQKYQNFEQSSAYATSFLLAFVSVLCIVVVSLLRPKESH, translated from the coding sequence GTGAAGTGGGCCCTGCGGGTGCTCGCGATCGGCTATGTGTTCCTGCTCGTCGCGTGGCCGGTGGCGCTGGTCGTCCGGCACACGTTCGAGGACGGCTTCACCACGATGCGCGACACGCTGGCCGACGAGTCGGTGCAGGGCGCGCTGGCGCTCACCGGCGAGGTCGCGCTGTGGGCGGTCGTGATCAACCTGGTCTTCGGCGTCGGCATCTCGCTGCTGTTGGTGCGCTTCGAGTTCCCGGGCAAGCGGTTGCTCTCGGCGCTGGTCGACCTGCCGATGTCGGTCTCGCCGGTCGTCGTCGGTCTGGCCCTGCTACTGGTCTACAACGGCCGCACCGGCTGGTTCGGTCCGACGCTGGAGAGCAACGGCCTCCAGGTCATCTTCAACTCGCCGGGCATGATCATGGCCACCTGTTTCGTGGCCCTGCCGCTGGTGATCCGCGAGGTCGTGCCGGTCTTGAACGAGATCGGCGATGACCAGGAGCAGGCGGCGCGCTCGCTCGGCGCCAACGCGCTGCAGACCTTCCGGCGGATCACGCTGCCCAGCATCAAGTGGGCGGTCGTCTACGGCGTCGTACTGTCCCTGGCCCGCTCGCTCGGTGAGTTCGGCGCGGTGAAGATCGTCTCGGGCAACTTCACCGGCCAGACCCAGACCGCAACCCTGGTCGTCGAGCAGAAGTACCAGAACTTCGAGCAGTCGTCGGCCTATGCGACGTCCTTCCTGCTCGCCTTCGTCTCGGTGCTCTGCATCGTCGTCGTCTCCCTCCTCCGACCCAAGGAGTCACACTGA
- a CDS encoding sulfate ABC transporter ATP-binding protein, with the protein MSIDVYGVSKLFGDFVALDDVTVSLPTGQLTALLGPSGGGKSTLLRIIAGLDTADAGSVSIEGVDATKLPPQKRNVGFVFQHYAVFKHLSVARNVAFGLEIRKRPKAEVAERVDELLKLVHLSQFAHRLPSQLSGGQRQRMALARALAVEPKVLLLDEPFGALDAKVRKELREWLRRLHDEVHVTTVFVTHDQEEALEVADEIVVINEGRVEQVGTPDTLYDEPANDFVMSFLGDVTSLGGVTLRPHDIEIATAPHLAGAVEGEVSRLLRIGFEVRVSVLTVDGDDVTVLLTRTHARSLGIEEGSTVWLTPATGAIVVPRMQAVG; encoded by the coding sequence ATGTCCATCGACGTCTACGGTGTCAGCAAGCTGTTCGGTGACTTCGTCGCTCTCGACGACGTCACCGTGTCCCTGCCTACCGGCCAGCTGACCGCCCTGCTCGGGCCGTCCGGCGGCGGCAAGTCGACGCTGCTGCGGATCATCGCCGGCCTCGACACCGCCGACGCCGGCAGCGTGTCCATCGAGGGCGTCGACGCCACGAAGCTGCCACCGCAGAAGCGCAACGTCGGCTTCGTCTTCCAGCACTACGCCGTCTTCAAGCACCTGTCGGTGGCGCGCAACGTCGCGTTCGGGCTCGAGATCCGCAAGCGTCCCAAGGCCGAGGTGGCCGAGCGCGTGGACGAGCTGCTCAAGCTGGTGCACCTCTCGCAGTTCGCGCACCGGCTGCCGTCGCAGCTCTCCGGTGGGCAGCGCCAGCGGATGGCGCTGGCGCGCGCGCTCGCCGTCGAGCCGAAGGTGCTGCTGCTCGACGAGCCGTTCGGCGCCCTCGACGCCAAGGTCCGCAAGGAGCTGCGTGAGTGGCTGCGCCGACTGCACGACGAGGTGCACGTGACGACCGTCTTCGTCACCCACGACCAGGAGGAGGCCCTCGAGGTCGCCGACGAGATCGTGGTGATCAACGAGGGCCGGGTCGAGCAGGTCGGCACCCCCGACACGCTGTACGACGAGCCGGCCAACGATTTCGTCATGTCGTTCCTCGGCGACGTCACCTCGCTCGGTGGCGTGACGCTGCGGCCGCACGACATCGAGATCGCCACCGCCCCGCACCTCGCGGGCGCGGTCGAGGGCGAGGTCTCCCGCCTGCTGCGCATCGGCTTCGAGGTGCGGGTGAGCGTGCTGACTGTCGACGGCGACGACGTGACGGTCCTGCTCACCCGCACCCACGCCCGTTCCCTGGGCATCGAGGAGGGCAGCACGGTGTGGCTGACGCCGGCGACCGGGGCGATCGTCGTACCGAGGATGCAGGCGGTCGGCTGA
- a CDS encoding HepT-like ribonuclease domain-containing protein has protein sequence MVDAASSIIELIGDLTPEQLNDDRRTRESILWNFTILGEASAQLPQAFKATHAEIPWTKASLLRNRIVHGYWNISTRIIRDTAEVDLPGLIEALKSAIQLLEAAGQSADSPQEIEEQP, from the coding sequence ATGGTCGACGCCGCCAGCAGCATCATCGAGCTCATCGGCGACCTGACACCCGAGCAACTGAACGACGATCGCAGGACCCGCGAGTCGATCCTCTGGAACTTCACCATTCTGGGCGAGGCGTCCGCCCAGCTTCCACAGGCCTTCAAGGCCACACACGCGGAGATCCCGTGGACGAAGGCCTCACTCCTGCGAAATCGAATCGTCCACGGATACTGGAACATCTCCACCAGGATCATCCGCGACACCGCCGAGGTCGACCTCCCCGGCTTGATCGAGGCATTGAAGTCGGCCATCCAGCTCCTCGAAGCAGCAGGGCAGTCCGCAGACAGTCCGCAAGAGATCGAGGAACAGCCGTGA
- a CDS encoding nucleotidyltransferase family protein, translated as MVTITVDAERLREVCERYGVARLEVFGSVSRGDDGPDSDVDLLYELKPDARLGFAFFDLEDELAALFGRPVDLVPRDGINKYLREAILADAQAFYAA; from the coding sequence ATGGTCACGATCACCGTGGACGCCGAGCGTCTCCGCGAGGTGTGCGAACGCTACGGCGTCGCACGGCTTGAGGTGTTTGGCTCGGTGAGCCGTGGCGATGACGGACCCGACAGCGACGTCGACCTGCTGTATGAGTTGAAGCCCGATGCCCGTTTAGGGTTCGCTTTCTTCGACCTGGAAGACGAACTCGCCGCGTTGTTCGGTCGACCCGTCGACCTTGTCCCCCGGGACGGCATCAACAAGTATCTTCGCGAAGCGATTCTGGCGGATGCCCAAGCGTTCTACGCGGCCTGA
- a CDS encoding tetratricopeptide repeat protein — MADDWFRSPDWGSEARADFEARLGRSRAGNRAQYMRIKGLALREAGHVDAARELWTRIIESADEHWPQVSGSLEHLGDSYRHDDPPRAATYYRRLIADYPTLSGTSGCVHVSLAEILLDRRDKESVEQAARLLGTWIDEFSIPFPNAISGSTSR, encoded by the coding sequence ATGGCTGACGACTGGTTTCGTTCACCCGATTGGGGGTCGGAGGCACGGGCGGACTTTGAGGCGCGGCTTGGACGTAGTAGAGCCGGCAACCGAGCCCAGTACATGAGAATCAAGGGGCTCGCGCTTCGGGAAGCCGGACACGTCGATGCAGCCCGGGAGCTGTGGACGCGAATTATTGAGTCGGCGGACGAGCACTGGCCGCAGGTGTCGGGATCGCTTGAACACCTCGGGGATTCATATCGGCATGACGACCCGCCCCGAGCCGCGACGTACTATCGGCGTCTCATTGCCGACTACCCCACGTTGAGTGGGACGAGCGGCTGCGTCCATGTGTCCCTCGCCGAGATCCTGCTAGACCGACGCGACAAGGAGTCGGTCGAGCAGGCAGCGAGGCTTCTCGGCACCTGGATCGACGAGTTCAGCATTCCCTTCCCAAACGCCATTTCCGGTTCGACCTCGCGCTGA
- a CDS encoding YajQ family cyclic di-GMP-binding protein: protein MADSSFDIVSKLDRQEVDNALGQAAREVATRFDFKGTGAIIEWQGEQAIEITASADDRATAVLDVFKDKLIKRQQSLKILDASEPRASGQLSKISITLKEGITSEDAKKISKLIRDEGPKGVKAQVQGDELRVSSKKRDDLQAVQALVKSQDYEFAVQFTNYR from the coding sequence ATGGCCGACTCGTCGTTCGACATCGTCAGCAAGCTCGACCGCCAGGAGGTCGACAACGCCCTCGGGCAGGCGGCCCGTGAGGTCGCGACCCGCTTCGACTTCAAGGGCACCGGAGCCATCATCGAGTGGCAGGGCGAGCAGGCCATCGAGATCACGGCCTCCGCAGATGACCGCGCCACCGCGGTGCTCGACGTCTTCAAGGACAAGCTCATCAAGCGCCAGCAGAGCCTGAAGATCCTCGACGCGTCCGAGCCGCGGGCCTCCGGCCAGCTGTCGAAGATCTCCATCACGCTCAAGGAGGGCATCACCTCCGAGGACGCCAAGAAGATCTCCAAGCTGATCCGCGACGAGGGCCCCAAGGGCGTCAAGGCACAGGTCCAGGGTGACGAGCTCCGGGTGTCGTCGAAGAAGCGCGACGACCTCCAGGCCGTGCAGGCGCTGGTGAAGTCGCAGGACTACGAGTTCGCGGTGCAGTTCACCAACTACCGCTGA
- a CDS encoding MFS transporter — protein MSEAVGERAQVHDIGRRRAWLIWVVALAVYMLAVFHRSSLGVAGLLAADRFDVTATQLAFFTVLQLLVYAGLQVPVGVLLDRYGSRRLLIAGLVLMTAGQLAFAFSTTFATAVLSRALLGAGDAMVFVSVIRLVTVWFLVRQAPMVTQLTGVVGQMGAIVAAAPLSFLLRELGWTRAFAIASSIGVVLMVLVVMVVKDSPYQRAEVVTVKLRALAQSVRLVWGNPGTRLGMWSHFASQFSVTVFSLLWGFPFLVRGQGWTESAASTLLMAMIGWVVVSGFVLGALVARYPFYRSWIVIGVVVTMMAAWAAVLVRTTPAPTWLVVLLAFATASGGPTSMVGFDLARSFNPVQAIGRANGIVNVGGFMASLLCMALIGVVLDLRQDGGMDSYDLGDFRVAMSVQFAFWVLGIIQVLRFRRRGIAHLERVHPGAVEQMRAGTPWVHPGLGEEGV, from the coding sequence GTGTCGGAGGCCGTAGGGGAGCGTGCGCAGGTCCACGACATCGGCCGTCGCCGAGCGTGGCTGATCTGGGTCGTCGCGCTCGCGGTCTACATGCTCGCGGTGTTCCACCGCAGCTCGCTCGGTGTGGCCGGCCTGCTGGCCGCCGACCGGTTCGACGTCACCGCCACTCAGCTCGCCTTCTTCACAGTGCTGCAGCTGCTGGTCTACGCCGGCCTGCAAGTGCCCGTCGGAGTCCTGCTCGACCGCTACGGCTCCCGTCGGCTGCTGATCGCCGGCCTCGTGCTGATGACAGCCGGCCAGCTGGCCTTCGCCTTCTCCACGACGTTCGCGACGGCGGTGCTGTCTCGCGCGTTGCTGGGCGCGGGCGACGCGATGGTCTTCGTGAGCGTCATCCGGCTGGTGACCGTCTGGTTCCTCGTGCGCCAGGCGCCGATGGTCACCCAGCTCACGGGCGTCGTCGGCCAGATGGGCGCGATCGTGGCCGCCGCGCCGTTGTCCTTCCTGCTGCGCGAGCTCGGCTGGACGCGTGCCTTCGCGATCGCCTCGAGCATCGGTGTCGTGCTGATGGTTCTGGTCGTCATGGTCGTCAAGGACTCGCCGTACCAGCGGGCCGAGGTGGTCACCGTCAAGCTGCGCGCGCTGGCTCAGTCGGTGCGACTGGTGTGGGGCAACCCCGGCACCCGGCTCGGCATGTGGTCGCACTTCGCCTCGCAGTTCAGCGTCACCGTCTTCTCGCTGCTCTGGGGCTTCCCGTTCCTCGTGCGCGGCCAGGGCTGGACGGAGTCAGCGGCCAGCACGCTGCTGATGGCGATGATCGGCTGGGTCGTCGTGAGCGGGTTCGTCCTCGGGGCGCTGGTGGCGCGCTATCCCTTCTACCGGTCCTGGATCGTGATCGGCGTCGTCGTCACGATGATGGCCGCCTGGGCGGCCGTGCTGGTGCGGACGACGCCGGCGCCGACCTGGTTGGTCGTGCTCCTCGCCTTCGCCACCGCGTCCGGCGGACCCACGTCGATGGTCGGCTTCGACCTGGCACGCTCCTTCAATCCCGTGCAAGCGATCGGTCGCGCCAACGGCATCGTCAACGTCGGCGGGTTCATGGCGTCGCTGCTCTGCATGGCACTGATCGGCGTGGTGCTCGACCTGCGCCAGGACGGCGGCATGGACTCCTACGACCTCGGTGACTTCCGGGTGGCGATGTCCGTGCAGTTCGCGTTCTGGGTGCTCGGCATCATCCAGGTGCTGCGCTTCCGGCGACGCGGGATCGCGCATCTAGAGCGCGTCCACCCCGGCGCGGTGGAGCAGATGCGTGCCGGGACGCCATGGGTGCACCCCGGGCTCGGCGAGGAAGGCGTGTAG